Below is a genomic region from Anolis carolinensis isolate JA03-04 unplaced genomic scaffold, rAnoCar3.1.pri scaffold_59, whole genome shotgun sequence.
GGAGATCGGTGAGCCTGTCGTCGAACTTGAAGATCGGGGACTACCGCCGTTGTTGCTTGACGCCGGCGGAGGAAGAGCTGCACATCCCGTTTGCGCAGGACAAGGTGGTGAAGCCGTGGTGCTCGATGCACAACGTCTCCGGCATGCGGCACGGAGGTTACGCCGCCCGGCGCACCCGCAGCGGCAACATGAACCTCAACATCGGTGGCCGGCGGTTCCAGATGTCGTACGCGGCGGCCGCGCGGCACCCGACCACCCGCCTGGGCCGACTGGCGGCGGCGTCGCAACCGTCCCTTCGCGCGGCGCTGTGCGACGACTACTCGGTGCCCGAGAACGAGTTCTTCTTCGACCGCGACCCGGTGGTGTTCCTGTACGTGTTCCACTTCTACCGCAGCGGGGTGATGTGGGTGATGGAGGAGCTGTGCCCGTCCAACTTTGCGGAGGAGGTGGCCTACTGGGGCCTGCACATGAAATACGCCCAGCGGTGTTGCCGCATCTTGTTCGAGGAGAAGCAGGACGAGCTGGCCGAGTATCTCAAGATCCAGCGCGAGTTGGAAGCCGAGCTCGAGCCGGTGGAACGCGAGGAGCACTTTGAGGGGAAGTTTCTCGGCGGGCTGCGCAAGGCGATCTGGAACCTGATCGAGAACCCGTACTCGTCCATCCCGGCCAAGGTGATCGCCATCCTCTCCAGCTTCTTCGTGCTGATCTCCATCGTTGGAATGACGCTGAGCACGGTCGAAGAGATGCAGCACAAGGCGAGCAAGCGTTGCATGCAGCAGCTGGAGACGGTGTGCGCGGTGTTCTTCACGGTGGAGTACCTGATGCGGCTGGCCTCCACCTCCACCCTGCGCCAGTTCCTGCGCGCGGCCTTCAGCGCCATCGACCTGGTGGCCATCCTGCCCTTCTACGTCCAGCTGCTCTTTGAGAGCCTGGGCGAGGGCGAGGGCGGCCCCGGCGGGGACTACCAGGAGGAGCTCCACCGCATGCGCTCCGTGGGAAAGCTGGGCAAGGTGCTCAAGCTCATCAAGCTCATGCGCATCTTCCGCATCCTCAAGCTGGCCCGGCACTCCACCGGCCTCCGCGCCTTCGGCTTCACCCTCCGACAGTGCTACCAGCAGGTCTGCTGCCTCTTCCTCTTCATCGCCATGGGCGTCTTCACCTTCTCCGCTCTCATGCACTCCGTCGAGCACGACGTGCCCGGCACTAACTTCACCAGCATCCCCGACGCATGGTGGTGGGCCGCCGTAAGTGTCACCCCCCCCCCAGACTCAGtagatattttatatattttatatatatgctaaattcataaatacagtaattactacatagcattactgtgtattgacctactttttctgccaaatttgttgtctaacatgatgttttggtacttaatttgtaaaatcataacttaatttcatgtttaataggcttatccttaatccctccttattatccaacatattcgcttatccaacgttctgctggccgtttatgttggataagtgagactctactgtagtacattataattatattaacctattataatattatactatattttcatttttcatttttatgatcctatattatcattctatattattattattcttactacCGAACATGCAAACCTGCATCTACCTCCACCGAGGTCTGATAgaaacacgcatccacctccaccgaggtgtcAATCAGAGGCGCCTCCGCTGAGTCCACTGAGGTCTGCTTTTCCCGCAGGTGAGCCTCTCGACGGTGGGCTACGGGGACACGGTTCCGGACACGTTCCTGGGCCGCGTGGTGGCCTTCGGCTGCATCTCCTTCGGGATCATCCTCAACGGGATGCCCATCTCCATCCTCTACAACAAGTTCTCCGACTACTACGCCAAGCTCAAGTCCCACGAGGTCCAGGCCACCGGGTCCCTCAAGGCCGCCCGCGAGCTGCGCCTCAAGGAGCGCGCCTGGAGGAAGTTCACCCAGGCCTGCTGCGCCGAGTACGGCGGGCACGAAGCCCCCGGCACCCCCGCCCACACGCGCAGGCCCGAGCCCCCCAGCCCCGCCCACCGCCCCACACCCACCCCCGCACCCCTCGCCCGGCAGCCGGAGCCCGCCCCGCGCGCCCCACGCACCCCCATGGGACGCCGGCTGGACTACCCGGTCCCCCACCCGCACCACGACTACCTGGACCACCACCCGGCCCacctcaccctgctctccggacACCCCACCCCGCCCCCGCCCTACGTCTTCCCGCCCCCCGCCCTCCAGAGGCACCGCTCCCGGAAGAGGGCCGAGCACCAcgagggttaagggagaggcagtgggcggggtcatgcagaTGAGATACAAATAATGTATGTAAATTATAATGTATAACTCTCCACATGCAAATACCACAATGACGGGGAGAAAAATgatacaaataatatataaaaattataatttataacTCTCCACAAGCGTTTCCAGTATGTGCGCCatgggaaagggtaggaaagggttaagggagaggcagtgggcggggccatgcaaattccacaccgacgaggagaaagatgggatacaaataatgtatataaattataatttataAATCTCCACAAACCTCTAcattatgttcagttgctgagccATTCTtctataggaaagggtaggaaagggttaagggagaggcggtgggcggggccatgcaaattccacaccgacGGGGAGAAAAATgatacaaataatatataaaaattataatttataacTCTCCACAAACGTTTCCAGTATGTGCGCCatgggaaagggtaggaaagggttaagggagaggccgtgggcggggtcatgcagaTGAGATACAAATAATGTATATAAATTATAATGTATAACTCTCCAGTATATCAACCAtaagaaagggtaggaaagggttaagggagaggtcagtgggcggggtcatgcaaattccacaccgacagggagaaagatgggatacaaataatgtatataaaacataatttaTAACTCTCTGTGAACCGTCTCCATTATGTTCATTCGCTGATCCATTTTTCCATAGGAgcaaataggaaagggttaagggagaggcagcaaTGCCATGGTTGACATCCCGGAGGTGTCCAGTAGGTGGCGCACAAGCCATTGCAACGAATGCATTCAAACCCAATgagaataaatgtatttatttacaaggaGATGCTGTACAAATACACTGCATTGTATTATGAATATTtacacatagatatatatatatataaatatgcaaattcataAATATTGTTTTGATCGCTTTGGGGAATACTGTACAATATGGTACATGACGCGGAGAAATGGGTGGGtccggatggcctttgggggtcccttcagagatgtatgtatatatatatgtatatgtgtttgtgtgtgtacacacatatatatatatatatgtatgcacacacacatatttatgtctggccatctgttgggagggatcggattgtgcctccTGACTTGAAATGAATAGGGTGgttaaatatctatctatatctatgtatgtctggccatctgtggggagggatcggatggtgccttgtGAATTGGAtggctatatctatatctatggctTGTGAATAGGATGATTCTatctctggctggatggccatctgtggggagggatcggattgtgcctccATGATTGACATGGGCAGGATGGCTATGTTTTGGGAGAGGTTGGATTGTGCCTTGTGAATTGGAtggctatatctatatctatgtttatgcctggtcctctgtcgggagggatcggattgtgcctccTGACTTGAAATGAATAGGGTGgttaaatatctatctatctctatgtcTGTCTGGCCATCTGTgcggagggatcggatggtgccttgtGAATTGGATggctatatttatatctatggcTTGTGAATAGGATGATTCTatctctggctggatggccatctgtggggagggatcggatggtgccttgtGAATTGGAtggctatatctatatctatggctTGTGAATAGGATGATTCTatctctggctggatggccatctgtggggagggatcggattgtgcctccATGATTGACATGGGCAGGATGGCTATGTTTTGGGAGAGGTTGGATTGTGCCTTGTGAATTGGAtggctatatctatatctatgtttatgcctggccctctgtcgggagggatcggatggtgccttgtGAATTGGAtggctatatctatatctatgtttatgtctggccctctgttgggagggatcggattgtgcctccTGACTTGAAATGAATAGGGTGGttaaatatctctctctctctatgtctgTCTGGCCCTCTgtggggagggatcggattgtgccttgTGAATTGGATGGCTATCTCTATAT
It encodes:
- the LOC134295015 gene encoding potassium voltage-gated channel subfamily V member 2-like, whose protein sequence is MSGTRRRSVSLSSNLKIGDYRRCCLTPAEEELHIPFAQDKVVKPWCSMHNVSGMRHGGYAARRTRSGNMNLNIGGRRFQMSYAAAARHPTTRLGRLAAASQPSLRAALCDDYSVPENEFFFDRDPVVFLYVFHFYRSGVMWVMEELCPSNFAEEVAYWGLHMKYAQRCCRILFEEKQDELAEYLKIQRELEAELEPVEREEHFEGKFLGGLRKAIWNLIENPYSSIPAKVIAILSSFFVLISIVGMTLSTVEEMQHKASKRCMQQLETVCAVFFTVEYLMRLASTSTLRQFLRAAFSAIDLVAILPFYVQLLFESLGEGEGGPGGDYQEELHRMRSVGKLGKVLKLIKLMRIFRILKLARHSTGLRAFGFTLRQCYQQVCCLFLFIAMGVFTFSALMHSVEHDVPGTNFTSIPDAWWWAAVSLSTVGYGDTVPDTFLGRVVAFGCISFGIILNGMPISILYNKFSDYYAKLKSHEVQATGSLKAARELRLKERAWRKFTQACCAEYGGHEAPGTPAHTRRPEPPSPAHRPTPTPAPLARQPEPAPRAPRTPMGRRLDYPVPHPHHDYLDHHPAHLTLLSGHPTPPPPYVFPPPALQRHRSRKRAEHHEG